AACCCCTCAACCAACCGGGTAAAGTTCCAGGTATAATTCTCGGTGGGCTAATCGCTCTGGGAGCAACCGTTATCGCCCCGGCGAGAGCTATAACCGAATCGGTGGTTAACTTTTTATCGTCCCGATGGTAAACCGCCAGTTCATCAATTAACTGTCGAATCTTCGGTATTCTTACCTTGCCCCACTCTATGTGCCTGTCAATAATATTTCCTTCATCGTCTTCGATGGGTTGTCTGAAACAAAAAGCAAGCTCTAAATTGTTGATAAGTTCATCTTTAGAAATTGTGTAACCCGAAAACTCTTTAGAACCCGAAGTAATCCGAACAGGTTTAGCCGGGACTCCCTTTTCTTCCATCGACTCCTGCAACGCTCCGCCTGTCGGGGAGGTGGCATCGTAATAGACCCAACCCATTTCGTAACGTTCACATTCCTGTTTCATCAATTTAAATATCTCGTTCCAGGAAGCCACATTCTGTTTATTGACCCTGGTATAATTAACTAAAGTATAAGGTACTTTGGTAATATCGAGAGTAACCCCGACTGTCCAATCCGTTTCAAAAGCCATATCCCAGAAAGAAACATACTTCCTGCCCCTTATTAACGGTCGTGTTCCGAACATAGTTCTGCGTCCGTTCGGCTCGGAGGGGAGTGTCTCATCGATAGCGTTCAACAGTTGGGCGGTCGAAAGAAGTTTCCCTAATCTCGGCAGAAACCTCCCGTAAAGAACCATCTCCCTTAAGTGGGGGTAATCCTCGTATTGTCTTTCCAGTTCTTTTATTTCGGCTCGGTTAAGATAAACATTGTCATAAGTCGAACCCTCGAAAAAAGTAATGTTCTCCGCGCCCGTCTTAGCTTTAGACCAAAGCTCTTCCAGCCAGGGGTCGGTCGATTCCTTAGGAGTTCCCACAAAATCAACAAAACCGCCTACACCCATTGTCCTGGGCTTAAGAACGGTGAAGTAAATATCGGGTAGGTCTTTGGCATAACCAACTTCATCAATGGTTATTAAACGGAAGGCCTCCCCTTCAACGTGCTTCCCTCTATCCTCCAAAGAAAAAAAGAAACATTTGGAATTGTTAATAAACTCGATAGTCCTGGAATTACGGTCGATTCTTCTTACTAAAGCGTTAAAATAGGGTGATTGCCTGGTCAACCGTTCTATATTATCAAAGACCTTCATGGCGGTAGTATATTCAAAAGAACAGTTCATCGTATTGTATTCAGCCGTAGCCCATTTAGCGTCTTTAGGTAGTCCTATTTTATGAACACAATAATAAATATGTTTCTGGGCCAACCCTCTTGTCTTACCAAACCTATTTCCTGTGATAATCAAATTTATAGCGTTATTTCTTTTAATCATCTCCACTTGTTTCTCGTGGGGAGTTTCCAACAAAATCAGTGCGCCAAACTTCTCTATTTGCCCGCTACTCTTCTTCAATCTCTCCTTCAACTGTTTCTGAAATAGAAGGCTCAATTACTTCACCCTCAATCGTCTTACTTCTCATCGTTTCCAACTGCACTTGTAATATCTCTTGCTCAAGCATGACTGTGGGTATCGCGCCCCTTATCTGGATAGCCCTAAGACCTTCAGTAACAGTCGGGGTCTTAGTCCCCGCGTAGACTTTCTCAAAGGCCTTATCGGCTATCATGTCCAGTTTACCAATAACAGACATATCCCTTAAAGCCAGCTTGGCCCTCTGATTGTCAATCTCCATGTTTTTCAAATCCGGGAAGTTTTTGTTCATGTGTTTATGTTTATGTCTCCAAAGATTAGCCGGAGATAAAGGTTTAGCCGAAAAGAGGTTGTGGTGATTAGCCCAACGAACAATATCGGCATCTATGAAGAGCGGTTCAAAACCAGTGATAGTGATTAAATCCTCAATTAGCCCCCGATAATAAGAAGCGCACAGCTTACACTTCGGTCCGGTGTAACTAAAATCCCTTCCGTTATCAACCCAGCTTTTTGGGTCAGGTTGTTCAGGAAAGGTCTTTTTAAAAGAACTATAAGATAATCCGTTTACTTCTTTTTGTTCGCTTAATGAAGGTCTACCCATATAGAAATACCTCTCTGTTGTTTAACTAAAATAGTGAAAATTCATTTGGGTTTAACACCTATTATAAAACTTTTCCATTTTTAAACACCCCGGGTCTCAATACTGATTATTAGCCACCCATACCCCATACCCCTACCCCATACCTATCATTGAGTGATTTCTCTCCTACCCCTGCCAAATAAAAATAACTCTTTATGCGATAGTACCCTCTTATTTAAAAATGGGTATAATTCTCCTGATCCTTGTTTATTACTTTCTTTTCTTTATTATTTCTTTTCTTTGTTATTAGTTAATTAGTTAATAGTTATATATATTTATTATATATATATTTATATATATATATATAATAATAATAATTATATAAATAATTATTATTATATATATTAGTTATTAGTTAATAGTTACTTTAACTTATTAAAGTATTACTGAGTAATAAAGTATTACTGAGTAATAAAATAATTAAGTAATAGGTATTAACAATTCTCAATAATCAATATATATAATACCAGTTCAGTTAAATATAATAATAATTAAAAGAATTTATAATAATTAAATAATTAAATAGTTATTAAATATAAAAGAAAAGAAAACTCAAATCCCCCCTTTATCCCCCCTTTAGGCAAAGAAAAGAAAGGCAATAAAAAAGAGCCCATAAGGCTCTAATTATTAACCCTATTCTACCAGGTGATAAAAATAAATGTCAAGTCCTTACAAATTTATTTACATATCCCCACTTAAACATTGTTTTACATTTATTGTTTTTTTTATCAGAACATAGAAAAATAGCAATACTAAACCATTGGCAAACAAATATAAATAGCTTAAAACGCCATTGAACCGGGCAGCTGAAGACAAGGCGGAGTTCTTACCAAGTTATTTAAACAAATTTAAAGAAATATTAAAGTTTTATTAAAATTTCTTTTGAAATCTTTAGTTCTCTCGTCTTTAACTTCCGCCTTTATGGGGTTTCCAACAACATTAACGGGGTTTATGTTAACATTTATTCCTTACTTGCTTACATCTATTCCTTACTTGTTGTTGTAAACTCTGTTTCCAACGAGTAACCTTTTTTTTATTCTCTCAACCTATCTTTTATTAACCCTATGCGGGAGAGAAGATTGGAGGGTAAGAGCATACCTCCCCCTGGTAAGGAGGAGATTATGCGGTTTGAGTGAGTTGTCGGGTTGTCGCATCATTGGCTTAATTACCTGTCCAGGTCTCGCTTTACCAGGTAGTAATATGATTACTTTCGCCAAGCTCCCATCGAGAACGGGTTGTATCCTGTTTAAGGATTCTGGAAAACTAAGAAAAGACTGGCTATAACCCAGTTTATCATCGATACTTTCAAATTCGTATCGAGGCGACTTGTTGTGATTAAATTAAATCACGGTAACCTGCCGAGAGGTTACCTGGGAGCCCTCGGCAAAAGGTCTTACGACCTGACTCCCAGATATTTTTATGCTTTTAGCTTAGTTTAACAGTCAAAAATCAATACGTCAAAACCTTTTTTCAGAATCTTTTAAAAGTTTTTCGATTTATATATATCTACCCACGCTTTATCACATTAAAACGTTAATAACTTAAGTTTTGATAAATTTGTTAAAGTTTTTTTACATTTTTTTTATCTTTGCAGGTAAATGACCCTAAAATAATTAAAGTTATCTCTTGACACTGCCGATAATAAGAGTAGTATAGTAGATAGAAAGCAAGGAAACTATTAACGGAGGTGAATTAGATGAAAACCAAAGAAGAAATTTTAAAGATGAGTAAAAAAGAATTAAGAGCTTATAAATGGTCAGAGGATTTAAACAGAGGCGAGGATTGTACTGATTGCTCTCGTTGCTCCGATTGTATTGATTGCCATAGCTGTTACGCCTGTCGAAATGCGTCAGGATTAAAATACGCTATTTGTAATGTTGAAGTTGGAAAAGAATCATTTGAAAAGAAGATAGAGGAATTAGAATGCGATTAACTTGAGGAGGGATTGAGATGAAGGAATTAGTAAAAACATATGACATTGTTGGAAATGTGAGCGAAAAGACCTACCGGGAAATGACAAGAAAGGAAGTAGTAGAAAGACTTGAAAAGAGAGCAAAAGAGTTAATTGGTGTGAAATATCACGTCAACCCCCTGAACTCTTTTCCAGGATACAAAAATAGAAGTAAAAAGAATTTAATGGAATTGTTGAAAGGAATGGATTTATAAAAAACAGACCTGAGCATGTCTCAAAACTGCTCAAATTTTAACCCAAGAGGAAAGGAGGGATAAAACGATGAAAGATGAAGGATATAAACAATTAAATACCCGGTTACGCTACTCTTTATATGTCAAACTTAAAGAGATGTGTAAAAAGGAAAATGTATCTGTTAATCAAAAAATAAATGAATTAGTTGAGAAGGAGGTTGAGGGGAAATAATGAAGAAAGATAATTTTATGGAAGGTAAATTTGACAAATTAAAGGAGGGGCAAGAAATGAAAACTATTGGGAGAAATCAAGCCAAAAAAGCAGCGTTAATTTTTGCCAATGCCAAGAACATAAAAAGTTACACCCTTGGCAATTGTTTTACTGGTGAAGATTGCGACAAAATGGATTATAAAGGGGACAACTGGTTATGGCAAGATTGGGAACGGTTTAACTTTGCAAGACTCACAAAGGGGAATCCAGGAAAATATACACTTAAATTTCATTCAAATCATTGGGTGAGTTTTGAAGCTGATATTGGATAAAAAAAGGAGGGGAAATAATGAAGAAAGATAATTTTATGGAAGGGATTTTTACCAAGCCCATCGGTGAACAGCTTGATGAACTGGCGGAAAAAGAGGAGAAAATGAACACGGATAAGAAAATAAAAGAATTTTTAGCCGACAAGAAAAGGAAAATCATCAGAGAGATATTAGATTATTTCTTGTATGAACTAACATCGGGAAGTTGCGATTGCGGGTGGGGCGAGGATATTTACGAAATGATAATCGGGAAGGATAACTTTGAGGATATTATGGAGGGAACGGTAAAGAAATTGGAGGGAAATTGGAGGGAATTTAGGTGGATAAAATAGAGAAAGAAATAGATGAGGAACTAAAAAACAACCAAAGAAAGAGATTTGAGGCAGTTTTAGAGAGGTTTGCTTTTGCTCTTGTGGATTTCAAGGGGATTTCATCAGATGAATATAAAAATGCATTAAAAATTGCTGTTGCAAAATTAGAGCAGATAACCGAGCCAGATGATAGCTTTTTTGAAAATCCCAAAACACTTAAAGAGGAGGAGAAGTAGATGGGAGAATTAAAAGAAATTAAAACAAAAGTTTTAGAGGTAACTTACAAAAAAGGTAAGAAAACAAGTGGGAAAGAGTGGGTTTTATATACTATTCAAGGAGAGGGCAAAACCCACGCGAATACATTTGATAAAGAAATAGCCAAAAAAGTTAAGGAAGGATTAATCGGAAAAGACGTTGTTTTTATCTATGATGTTACCGAAGACGGTTTAGGGGGGAGTAAGTGGAATTTACAGGATATCGTAGAGGATATCGTAGAGTGCACAGAAACAGCCACAGAAGCAACGATAGCCCTCGGACAAAAGAAGGAAAATGTTGACTGGGACGCTAAAGAGAAAAGGGATTTTAGGGGGCGTTGTTTGGCTTATTCCACGAGTTTAGCTTCAGCGAAACTAATTAAACTCGAAGCGATCCTTCCTCAAGCATTGGAATTCCTATCTTTTATATACGAGGAAGATGAAGGGGCATATACGCCCACCGATGAAGAATTAAATGAAACCTTTGATAAAGATACCAAGGTCGATTTATTTGGATAATTTCTCACTAAATGCGCCCGTGAGAAAGGGGGCTGGACGCCGAAAAGAGTGAGTAACTTGTGGCATCACTTTTATTTGGCCCCCACCAATTTGGAAAGGAGAGGCTTAAATGGTAAGTGATAAAGAAAAGGAAATTATTGGAGAAATAAATAAGATGACACAAACAGAAATGGCATCATTGTGGAGATTTGCTCCATCTGGGCATTTGTATTTTGATAAAACAAAACCATTTTGGGAAGTGTTCGACAAAAGATTTAAAGAGCTTGGTGGCTTTACACCAGAAATTTCTAAGCACCTTGGATAGTAAAAACCAATTTGAAAAGGAGAAATAGATGGATAACAAAACTATCGAACAAATACTCCTCAACCCCGATTTCCTCAAAGCATATTTTGGGGAGGAATTGGTTTGTTATCGGTGTGGGGCAAAACCCATAATACCAGCTCCGCAACGATGTGTGCCAGACGGAATACCATATTGCCCAAATTGTCTTCATAATTTTGTTAGGGAACATCTCCCCCCTAATCTTATCTCTGCCTACAAATATCACGCCCATAAAATTTTAGACCTGATTTTGGACGGGGAGAATCCGTTAATTTATTTTGACCAATTTGAGGAGGAGGAGTAAAAATGAAAATGAACAGGGAGCCCAGAATAATGGGGGAAATGGCACACGATATAAAACAGGCGTTAGAAGTAATAATTGATTATAGCGGTGGGGATTTAAAGTATGCAAGGTATGCTCAATTAGAAAGTTGCCTTAGAGATTTAATCGGAAAACATAGTAAAAGAAACAACTTTAAGGAGGAGGAGTAGATGGACTACAAACACATTTTCGTTCCCAAAGATAAAAAGGTGTGCTACAAACGAATCTTCTTCCAGAAAAGAATAAATACCCCTATTGGATACCTAACTCGTGGACAGATAATTATATCTCTATTAGGGGCTTTGGTGTTCTTGGCGTTTAGTTGGCTATTTATTGTGGGATTATGGATGGTGATAGGATAGATGGGACCCAAAGAGCTTTTACGGCGTTTAGATACTTGGATAGTGTATAACATCGACCTCGACAATATAAATCTTCCTATGTACAAAGAGTGGGCTTTTATTTATGAAGCAATACACTCACACGCCGGAACGTGCAAAGCCAACCACGATGATTGGAAAGAAGAAACAGAGAAAATTTTAAGGACAGATTGGGAGGTCGCGGAATTAGATGGTGCGGTAAATAAAAAGAGTTGACGAATAGAATTGATTAAGATAGTATAGGGTTGTATCTAAAGATTATATGGTTTGGGAGAGAGTGGCGGAATGGGTAGACGCTATAATAGAGTTAAGGCAAAACTGGTGGTAAACCGTTAAATGATTACTCAGTCGCGTCCAGTTAGCTATGCAGGGTTCGAGTCCCTGCCTCTCTCCCAATTAGTTTAAGGAGGTAACAAAATTTATACCTATAAAGAAGCGTGTAAAATCCTAAAAATCTCAATAGATACCCTTCGCAAACTGATTGAAGATGGGGAAATCAAGGTAGTTTATATATCGGAGCGTTCCCCCCGGATTTTAAAAGCGGAACTGGATAATTTTATTGAGAGTAAAAAGAAGGGCGTTTAACAGGCGTCTTTTTTTATGGAGGTGGCAAGAATTAAAACGAGAATAATCTATACAAAGTTTTGGCAGGATAACTATATATCAGACCTAAAAGCCAAAGAAAAACTTGCCTTTATTTATTTCATCACAAACGAGAAAGTGAATATCTGCGGAATTTATGAGTTGCCGGATAAATATATTCGGCTCGGTTTAGATCTAACGGTGAAAGAATTAGATACCATAAAAGAAAAGTTATCCACAGATAATAAGTTTCTTTTTATTGATGGTTGGATAAAAATTGTAAACTTTGAATTTTACAATAAATTTATCGGCGAAAAGAACGAAATAGCCAAAGAAAAAGAATTAGCCCTTATACCTGCAAGGATTATAGAGTATCAATACCCTACCCCATACCCTACCGATAGAGTATCGTTAAATGGAGATACTCTTAATAACCATAAACCAATAACCAATAACCATAAATTAATAACCATAAACCCTAAATCAAAACCGTTAATTCCTTTTGCTGAAATTCAAAATCTTTGGAATGAAAAAACAGAACTTGCTAAAATTGTCGCCTTGAGTAAAACGAGAAAAGAAAAAATAAAATTGCGGTGGGAAGAACACCCGGACTTATCCGAATGGGCAACTCTTTTTATTACCATAACCGATATTAAGTTTTTGCATGGAGAAAATGAGCGTAACTGGCGAGCTGATTTTGACTGGGTAATGAGCAATGATACCAATTGGCTGAAAATAATAGAAGGAAAATATACGAAGCAAGAGCAGAAAAAAATCATAATTGACATGACAGGAGATGCGGAATGATATATTTATGCCCGAATTGTTTAGACGTGAGATTAGATGGAATGGAAACACCGATAACCGAAACTTTCCCTGATAAGGATATTCATTTAAGAGACAGGACAATCCGCGCGAACTACTCAACTAATATGAAAAAGAGAAAACAATATGCTCAAGATGAGTCGTTTGATATAAATAACAAAACGTATAGAATTAAAAAAATCACATACAATCTCTATTGTCGCAAATGTAACAGCGTATATTCAAAAAATATGGCAATCCCGGAAGACAAACAGGAAACAGGAAGAGAGATAACCGAGGGTCGAATACCTTTTTGAGGAGGTCTAAATGAAAATAACAGACGCAACCAGGAAGAAGTTAAAGAAATTAAATAAAAGGATAGAGATTTTTGGACACCTTGATTGTTTCCTACCACAACCAAATGATTGCGAGGGGTCCACTAAGGAAATTGCACAATGTTTTGTATGTGCAAGCTACCTCCCTAATCCCACCACAGATGAATTGATTGAGGCGATAGATGAGAAGTGTGATGTTAAGTGGGGGATTGAAAGAGAAAAAAAGAACGGTAAGTGGTTAGTGTGGTTTGAAAGAGAAAAAACAGAAGCTTATTTTACTGAAGATGACCCTGACGATTGTCTTGCATCCGCCCTCATCTGGCTATATGAACAGGAGGAATAATGTATCTTTACGAGGGACTTCTTGACCTTGCTAATAGAATAAAAAAGGTAGTGAAAAATAATCCAGACCACAGAACAGAAATAAATATGGGGTTAGTTAGCCAACTTGACATGGAGAGGTTAGAGAACTGGGTAAATAGGATTGAAAAGGAGCTGAAGAAGTGAAAAAATATAAAATTTTGCTTTGCGATCCACCTTGGAGTTATAACAACTGGTCAGTAATTAAAGACAAGAAGTTAAACAAAAAGGTTGGTCGTATGGAATACCCCACAATGACCCTTGATGATATTTGTGCGTTGGGAGTAGACGAAATAACAGACAAGGACTGTATTCTTTTTCTGTGGGCAACAATGCCCTGTCTTGACCAAGCAATGAAGGTTATTGATTCGTGGGGATTCAAATATAAGTGCTGTGCTTTTACTTGGGTAAAGACCACATCAAAAGGTATTTATTCTGGGTTAGGTAACTGGACACTTGGAAATGCCGAACTTTGTTTGTTGGCTACTCATAAGACATTTCCCAAAAGAAAAAAACCAGTTAAACAAATAGTTATGGCACAGAGAGGAAAGCACAGTTCCAAACCACCAGAAGTAAGACAAAGAATTGTAGAGATGATGGGAGATATTCCTCGTATAGAGTTATTTGCAAGAAAGCCAGACGCTTTATTTGAAGATGAAACTTTCAATGGTTGGGATGTCTGGGGTAACGAAGTAGAAAGTGATATTGAATTGGAGGTTTTAAATGAAAAATAAACATCAGAACTTAACCGAATTGATTTTACTAATATCCACAATATTTGTTTTATGTGTGGCTGTGGCTAAGGGGGGTGAGTTGATATGAGAAAAATTAAGTTTAGGGCATGGAATGAGCTAACAAAAATAATGATTGATTTGAAGAAGATAACACCACTGGCATTAAGTCTTGATACCGATGGGCTGTTTATCCCTTTTTCAGATGGGCTCCCGCTTATGCAATACACGGGGCTAATCGATAAAAACGGCAAGGAGATTTATGAATCCGATTTACTAAAAGACAATCAGGGCGATATTAGAGAAGTCATTTTTGAAGATGGTGGATTTTGGTGTAAATATCCCAATGGTCAAAAATATATGCCATCGGAAGAATTTAGAGAAGTAATAGGAAATGTATATGAGAACAGCGAACTCTTAAAGGAGAAGTGATGAGGAAAAACAAGGGGGTGAGTTGATGGATTGGATAAGTTGTGAAGAAAGATTACCAAAAGAAGGTGATGTGGTTTTAGTGTGGATTTTAAGATATGGCGGGTCAGAAGACTATAGATTATCTTCTCTGGATAATGATTGTTGGGAAATTGAGAACGAAGTTAGTTGTGAGATTACTCATTGGATGAAAATTGAACCACCAAAGGAGAAGTGATGAATAAACTTATTTTAAAAGTGGTGCTTATTTTATTTATTGCAGGTGTCCCCATTATGCTTCTGGTGTCAAAATACAATATTCCAAATGAACCAGTTACCGAGTTTACCAACTACAACCCCGTCCCGGAAGTCAGTCAAGAACGATTAGATGATTGGAGAAATTTAGCTTGGAAAAATGGGAAATTAGCTCAAGAGAGAGGTGAAAAAATTGAAACATTGGAGAGACAGATTGCCGAAACAAAGGCCAACAATGCTCGATTTCACACAAACAGCCACGTTCAAACTGCGAGAGCCAAAACAAAACAGATTAAAACGAATAAGCCAGGCGTGGAGCAATGGCGTCCGCTGGTTAAAAAGTATTTCCTGGCCCAGCACGTGGATGACGCTTTAATTGTGATGAGCGGAGAAAGTGGAGGCGATCCGAACGCAAAAAATCCAAACTCATCAGCAAGTGGATTATTCCAACACTTAGCGAGATATTGGCCGAATAGAAGTGCCTCAGCCGGTTGGGCGGGAGCAAGTATTTTTGACCCTGAAGCGAATATAGCGGTTGCGGCGTGGTTAAGTAAAGGTGGGGCGAATTGGAATCACTGGCAAATAAAACCAAGATAAAGGAGATTGTTATGGGAAGACGCATGGTTGGTGATGGGCCAAATCCATCGGGTTTGTGTATGTGTGGATGCGGTGAGTTGGCCCCAATAGCAAAGCAATCTGAGTCAAGGGATGGTAATATTTCAGGAAAGCCAAAGCGGTTCATACGTTGCCACCACAGCAGAAAATATCCACATGGATATACAGTAGATACTAACGGATGTTGGGTGTGGAACGGACTCTTAAACGATAGAGGATATGCCCTAAGCGGAATGGCTGGTAGGGCAAGCAGAAAATTCTACAAAGCCAGATACGGCTCTATCCCAGATGGATTGGAATTAGACCATTTGTGCCGAAATCGTGCGTGTGTAAATCCCGAACACCTGGAAGCGGTAACACACAGAGAGAACATGATGAGAGCAGGAAGAATAAAGCTCTCCCCCGAGACAGTAAGAGATGTACGGGTAAGACATGCTCGTGGTGAGAGTGCACGGTCAATAGGCAGATTATATTCTGTCGGCCACAATACTATCTTGCTCGCAGTTAATTATCATACATGGGTAGAAGTTAAACCATAAAATATGATTCATCTATGAGAGGTCCAACCGTACGAAAATATCGGACAGTTTAAATTAGGCGGGGGGCTAAATGAAGGTGAGCTCACAGAGAAGTCTTAAAATCCTCTCACGTAACACAGGAGGGCAACCGTTAAGACTTTGGGTGTAATTAATAGGATTGTGTGGGTAGAATGTTTTGAAGGGCTTAAATCAAGAGTTGTGCCAAAAGTTCTCGTTCTGTATCGGGGTTTTTTGGCACAAAGAGGAAAGAATAAATTAAGAGGAAAAATATGAAAAAGGGGAAAGGAATAACAGAAAATAGGGTAAATATGGGTGCATTTGATTTTGATATAATTATTATTGTTGGTGATTACAAAACCACTTTAGCTTATGTTAGCTGGAAGTTTGAGGATAAAAAAACTAACCTAGCTGATTCTGATATGGGAGATATTCCACGAGGTAAATGTTTTTTTAGAAGAGGGTATGTTCCCGTAGTTTGGATTCCACGCAAGCCACAAAATTCAAGAGAATACGCTACTTATGCTCACGAATGTTTACACGCAGTGTTTCATTTATTTGAGTGGGCTAACTTGCCACTAACAAGAGATACAGAAGAAGTGATGACACACGCAATGGCACATTTAATAACTAACGGATTAAAATCAAATTCTTCCACCGTATCCATAATCTTCTGCAATTCGTTAGTTAATAAATTAGGAGGGGGGATAAAATGAAGTATGAAATTGTAATCGAGGGGGCTACGCCACCCTCAAAAAATCAGACAAAAAGCTGGCATTGGGCAAAACGAGCCAAGGTTAAAAAAGAGTGGGAAGAATCAATCGGTTGGTTATTAAAAGCTAAAAAGGTTCCCAAGATGCAAAAATGTTATATGCAGGTTTTAATATCTTTCGCCGATAATAAAAAAAGGGATGAACATAATTTTTTACATGATGCCTTAGCGGATTCATTAGTCAAGGCAGGTATTATCCCTGATGATTGCGGTAAATATTTAATTATAGCGATGCCGGTTTTTGTTGATGATGATAAAAAATACACGAAGCTAATTTTAGAAGAATTAAAAGTAGGCGGGACCGATTAGGGAGGGCTGATGAAAGAAAAACATTATTGTCAATGCGGATGCGGTCAAGAAGTGGGCGTGTGGGGTTTTACCAGCAGAACTTATGGGTTTGTCAAAGGTCAACCAAAGAAATATATTGTTGGTCATAATTCTAAAAGAAGGAAAAAGTTAAAAGAAACAAATAAATACACTTTTCAAGACGGTTTTAATTTTGCCGAAATGGTCAAAAGGCAAGCAAAGAAAGTAGGGGAGCTTATCCCTGTTGATATTTATTGGACTGAAAATGCCACCGCAGGCAAACAAGTAAAGACAGTTCAGGGGAAGGTTGTTGAGATATATGAGAATTTTTATCTCGTTAATATGGGGAATTATAAAACTACCCAAAGCAAGGTTGATGTGGCTTTGATGGGTCGGTGGATGGCGTGATAGCAAACACCAAGCAAACAA
This Candidatus Oleimmundimicrobium sp. DNA region includes the following protein-coding sequences:
- a CDS encoding terminase family protein codes for the protein MKKSSGQIEKFGALILLETPHEKQVEMIKRNNAINLIITGNRFGKTRGLAQKHIYYCVHKIGLPKDAKWATAEYNTMNCSFEYTTAMKVFDNIERLTRQSPYFNALVRRIDRNSRTIEFINNSKCFFFSLEDRGKHVEGEAFRLITIDEVGYAKDLPDIYFTVLKPRTMGVGGFVDFVGTPKESTDPWLEELWSKAKTGAENITFFEGSTYDNVYLNRAEIKELERQYEDYPHLREMVLYGRFLPRLGKLLSTAQLLNAIDETLPSEPNGRRTMFGTRPLIRGRKYVSFWDMAFETDWTVGVTLDITKVPYTLVNYTRVNKQNVASWNEIFKLMKQECERYEMGWVYYDATSPTGGALQESMEEKGVPAKPVRITSGSKEFSGYTISKDELINNLELAFCFRQPIEDDEGNIIDRHIEWGKVRIPKIRQLIDELAVYHRDDKKLTTDSVIALAGAITVAPRAISPPRIIPGTLPGWLRGSYI
- a CDS encoding MT-A70 family methyltransferase encodes the protein MKKYKILLCDPPWSYNNWSVIKDKKLNKKVGRMEYPTMTLDDICALGVDEITDKDCILFLWATMPCLDQAMKVIDSWGFKYKCCAFTWVKTTSKGIYSGLGNWTLGNAELCLLATHKTFPKRKKPVKQIVMAQRGKHSSKPPEVRQRIVEMMGDIPRIELFARKPDALFEDETFNGWDVWGNEVESDIELEVLNEK
- a CDS encoding YopX family protein, with protein sequence MRKIKFRAWNELTKIMIDLKKITPLALSLDTDGLFIPFSDGLPLMQYTGLIDKNGKEIYESDLLKDNQGDIREVIFEDGGFWCKYPNGQKYMPSEEFREVIGNVYENSELLKEK
- a CDS encoding DUF551 domain-containing protein, translated to MDWISCEERLPKEGDVVLVWILRYGGSEDYRLSSLDNDCWEIENEVSCEITHWMKIEPPKEK
- a CDS encoding transglycosylase SLT domain-containing protein, translating into MNKLILKVVLILFIAGVPIMLLVSKYNIPNEPVTEFTNYNPVPEVSQERLDDWRNLAWKNGKLAQERGEKIETLERQIAETKANNARFHTNSHVQTARAKTKQIKTNKPGVEQWRPLVKKYFLAQHVDDALIVMSGESGGDPNAKNPNSSASGLFQHLARYWPNRSASAGWAGASIFDPEANIAVAAWLSKGGANWNHWQIKPR
- a CDS encoding HNH endonuclease, which produces MESLANKTKIKEIVMGRRMVGDGPNPSGLCMCGCGELAPIAKQSESRDGNISGKPKRFIRCHHSRKYPHGYTVDTNGCWVWNGLLNDRGYALSGMAGRASRKFYKARYGSIPDGLELDHLCRNRACVNPEHLEAVTHRENMMRAGRIKLSPETVRDVRVRHARGESARSIGRLYSVGHNTILLAVNYHTWVEVKP